From a region of the Fischerella sp. JS2 genome:
- a CDS encoding four helix bundle protein: MNYERQEGVMSEENIKTWDIRDRSFEYALRAIKLFEFLQEEKYGAGYIIGKQYLRSATSIGANIQEAQSGESKADFIHKFSIAQKEARESLYWLRLLVKSAIVSSDRLTDLIQ; the protein is encoded by the coding sequence ATGAATTATGAAAGGCAAGAGGGAGTGATGAGTGAGGAAAATATAAAAACTTGGGATATTCGAGATAGGTCTTTTGAATATGCGTTGAGAGCAATTAAATTATTTGAGTTTTTGCAGGAAGAAAAATATGGTGCGGGTTACATAATCGGAAAACAATATTTGCGTTCAGCTACTTCTATTGGCGCTAATATTCAAGAAGCTCAATCTGGTGAGAGTAAAGCTGATTTCATCCATAAGTTTAGTATCGCTCAAAAGGAAGCAAGAGAAAGTTTATATTGGCTACGTTTATTAGTTAAATCGGCAATTGTTTCCAGCGATCGCTTGACAGATTTGATTCAATAA
- a CDS encoding RAMP superfamily CRISPR-associated protein → MSDFRVGYIYSLAPIHCGGEGDLGNILEIAREVHTNFPYVPGSSLRGTLRDEVKLQDETAVDILFGKELDKQGQMGVHQVWFGDARLLWVPMRTMSMNGGKDVFTWVSCHSLIRDHAIITQQNSVIFPNQAVGTSAGTYLVADAQIKVTQMSNEQKQATTLAGTWPNSLKSAVQPTWENNRIVLPDADFQVLMEHSLWTQVRNKI, encoded by the coding sequence ATGTCTGATTTTAGAGTTGGTTATATATACAGCCTTGCACCTATTCATTGTGGTGGTGAAGGTGATTTAGGCAACATTTTAGAAATTGCCCGTGAAGTGCATACAAATTTTCCTTATGTTCCTGGTTCATCTCTTAGAGGAACTCTCAGAGATGAAGTCAAGTTACAGGATGAAACAGCAGTCGATATTTTATTTGGTAAAGAGTTAGATAAGCAAGGTCAAATGGGAGTACATCAGGTATGGTTTGGAGATGCACGCTTGTTATGGGTTCCTATGCGAACCATGTCAATGAATGGTGGTAAAGATGTATTTACCTGGGTTAGCTGTCATTCTTTGATTCGCGATCATGCAATCATTACACAGCAAAATTCTGTCATTTTTCCTAACCAAGCTGTAGGTACTTCGGCGGGTACATATCTGGTTGCTGATGCTCAAATTAAAGTCACTCAGATGTCTAATGAGCAAAAACAAGCAACAACCTTAGCTGGAACTTGGCCAAATTCTCTTAAAAGTGCTGTTCAACCGACTTGGGAAAATAATCGCATTGTTTTACCCGATGCTGATTTTCAAGTATTAATGGAACACTCTTTATGGACTCAAGTTCGTAACAAAATTTAA
- the cas10 gene encoding type III-B CRISPR-associated protein Cas10/Cmr2, producing MDYRRETKKYWEHHAGLFDGREQLNATETVKRVLHKILPNLLQLSEEKIAASYPDLTSGVAGYLKNSDRQELEKFNQACKAVKNLLIKEKNTILDVITEKWGIPWIDENRDAELTQFHPRLLNSGWLIEDLDIPDDQRNSYRSLIEKTITQYYPDKNPADWYVLAAGDGDSMSEWLQGIKLKEYRDYIPSQLSVSLESFQKFLEVKKRMGPSTHNALSRALLDFSNQLVPYLTEQRYAGRLIYAGDDDVLAYSNLWEWDKWLWDIRQCFRGSEDPQGEFDTGDDYWTAKAMLSQQVTTRPLFTMGRNATISFGIIIAHHSVPLAIALENLWEAEKKAKEHEYHHSCRCQDKKACFNKKDAVEVRVLYGNGNILKSTAKFDVFHQWQKLITDKELDNAIFEQAASLWNQHPAPSLEAILPWTKAFCDRRDQFQGDKTAKTQFQANLADFLRGLVLTTKEKDLDNEIQNWLKLAAFIKRNRRIMNYEL from the coding sequence TTGGATTACAGAAGGGAAACGAAAAAGTATTGGGAACACCACGCAGGTTTATTTGATGGTAGAGAACAGTTAAATGCTACTGAAACAGTGAAACGGGTTTTACATAAAATTTTACCCAATTTGTTGCAATTATCTGAAGAGAAAATTGCTGCTTCTTATCCTGATTTAACTTCAGGTGTAGCCGGATATTTAAAAAATAGCGATCGCCAGGAATTAGAAAAGTTTAATCAAGCTTGTAAGGCTGTAAAAAACTTATTAATTAAAGAAAAAAATACTATTCTCGATGTAATTACAGAAAAATGGGGTATTCCTTGGATTGACGAAAATAGGGATGCAGAATTAACACAGTTTCATCCTCGATTATTAAATTCAGGCTGGCTGATAGAAGATTTAGATATCCCTGATGACCAAAGAAACAGTTATCGAAGTCTGATTGAAAAAACCATAACTCAGTATTATCCTGATAAAAATCCTGCTGATTGGTATGTATTGGCTGCGGGTGATGGCGATAGTATGAGTGAATGGTTGCAGGGTATAAAGCTAAAAGAATATCGAGATTATATTCCTTCGCAATTATCGGTATCGCTGGAAAGCTTCCAAAAGTTTTTAGAAGTCAAAAAACGGATGGGGCCATCAACCCATAACGCCCTCAGTCGTGCTTTGTTAGATTTTTCTAATCAATTAGTACCTTATCTAACAGAACAGCGTTATGCTGGACGCTTGATTTATGCAGGTGATGATGATGTTTTAGCCTACAGCAATCTTTGGGAGTGGGATAAATGGCTATGGGATATTCGCCAATGTTTTCGGGGAAGTGAAGACCCCCAAGGGGAATTTGATACTGGTGACGATTATTGGACTGCTAAGGCTATGCTGTCGCAGCAAGTAACCACAAGACCATTATTTACGATGGGGAGGAATGCAACTATTAGCTTTGGGATTATCATTGCACATCATTCTGTACCGTTAGCGATCGCCCTCGAAAATCTCTGGGAAGCTGAGAAAAAGGCGAAGGAACACGAATATCATCATAGCTGTCGTTGTCAAGATAAAAAAGCTTGCTTTAATAAAAAAGACGCTGTAGAAGTGCGGGTGTTATACGGTAATGGCAACATCTTAAAATCCACTGCTAAATTTGATGTTTTCCATCAGTGGCAGAAATTAATTACAGACAAAGAATTAGACAATGCCATTTTTGAACAAGCCGCCAGCCTTTGGAATCAACACCCAGCACCGAGTCTAGAGGCGATTTTACCTTGGACAAAAGCATTTTGCGATCGCCGTGATCAATTCCAAGGAGATAAAACAGCAAAAACCCAGTTTCAAGCAAATTTAGCTGATTTTCTCCGAGGTTTAGTTCTCACTACTAAAGAAAAAGACCTAGACAATGAAATTCAAAATTGGTTAAAACTTGCAGCTTTTATCAAACGCAACCGAAGAATTATGAATTATGAATTATGA
- a CDS encoding type III-B CRISPR module-associated protein Cmr3 — translation MYWYKLTPLDILMLRDAKPFSPQERAWAGSIFPPNGHTIVGALRELLGEKQNFNIIGPFLCYENNGNSLYFPRPLGFVKSTPLVPLAWETKSHLHNVVFRDETQPCPLVKPVNSPPEDEEDDVIKCDGSELKFRQYLPYSVVKTYIETGKIEKDDWQVISGSYEDQPWTIETRSHNSIEPGTKQVKDADGYFVENAIRLHAGWSLAIGIDKNIETPTTLRLGGEGHRAILQRCDELCEQWSNLQQISQANFTSEGKSIAYLITPGVFERNHKTTINNSLCRAYPWEWKLAHTVNENQTPEDRYLVSMATEKPVPISCRFRDKDEINKSIPAPQVFAAPPGSLYYLNQPRSLFQDNEQTRVNNWRKLGYSELLWINYKL, via the coding sequence ATGTATTGGTATAAACTCACGCCATTAGATATCTTAATGCTCAGAGATGCCAAACCATTTTCACCACAAGAAAGGGCTTGGGCAGGTAGTATTTTTCCTCCCAATGGTCATACTATTGTTGGGGCATTGCGGGAATTATTAGGGGAGAAACAAAACTTCAATATTATTGGGCCGTTTCTGTGTTATGAAAACAACGGAAATAGCTTATATTTTCCCCGTCCATTAGGTTTTGTGAAATCCACACCTCTGGTTCCTTTAGCATGGGAAACTAAATCTCATTTACATAACGTTGTTTTCCGCGATGAAACTCAACCTTGTCCTTTAGTTAAACCTGTTAACTCACCACCAGAAGATGAGGAAGATGATGTAATAAAATGCGACGGTTCAGAATTGAAATTTAGACAATATCTGCCATATTCAGTAGTCAAAACATATATAGAAACGGGAAAGATAGAGAAAGATGATTGGCAAGTAATCTCTGGGAGTTATGAAGACCAACCTTGGACAATAGAAACGCGATCGCACAATAGTATTGAACCAGGAACAAAGCAAGTCAAAGATGCTGATGGTTACTTTGTCGAAAATGCAATTCGTCTCCATGCTGGCTGGAGTTTAGCAATTGGCATAGACAAAAACATCGAGACTCCAACAACTTTACGATTAGGAGGAGAAGGACATCGGGCTATTTTACAACGTTGTGATGAATTATGCGAACAATGGTCAAATCTGCAACAAATTTCCCAAGCAAATTTTACATCTGAAGGAAAGTCAATTGCTTATTTAATCACTCCCGGAGTTTTTGAACGCAATCACAAAACCACAATTAATAATTCCCTCTGTCGTGCTTATCCGTGGGAATGGAAATTAGCGCATACTGTGAATGAAAATCAAACCCCAGAAGATAGATATTTAGTGAGTATGGCGACAGAGAAACCAGTACCTATTAGTTGCCGATTTCGTGACAAAGATGAAATCAATAAAAGTATTCCTGCACCGCAAGTTTTCGCTGCCCCTCCTGGAAGTTTGTATTATTTAAATCAGCCGCGATCGCTGTTTCAAGATAACGAACAAACTAGGGTAAATAACTGGCGAAAACTCGGCTATTCCGAATTACTGTGGATAAATTATAAATTATGA